GTAGGTGGTTAAGCCCTTGATTTGTTGCGCGAATTCTTCCGAGGTTAGCTGTTGTCCGTTAATTGCTAAAGCAAACACGTATTCACGGTCGCCCACCTTGTCCAAGATTCGTTCCCCTTCCTTGCCCATCACCTGCTCCATCTCAGCGATGCTCAAAGATTCGGGAGCCTTTTCGTCGCGGACTTCAACTAGTGAAAATTTACAAAAACGAGAGAGGCGTTTGCGATACTCCGCAATAGCAGCTGCAAAGTATTTTTCTTTTAATTTTCCCACGACCACTAGTTTAATGTTCATAACTATCATCCTTTCAACAGTTTATCCACAAAGTTATCCACAGAAAAATAAATTTTCCGCTGTTTTTCCTCAATTTTTCCCACCTGTGATTTCCGTAATTTTGTCAACAACTTTTTTAGTTATCCACATTTTCAACAGCAACATCTGTTCGTTAACCCAGAAAAAAAGGTTGTGAAACGCTGGTATATCAACATTAAAAAATCAGCAAAAAATGTTCCTCAAAGTTATTAACAGACGCTGTGGATAACTTTTAACAACTTATGAACGAGCTCTAATTGCCATCACAACTGGATTTTCTTTTATCACCTAAACTTATCCACAAAGTTATCCACTAAAAGTTAATTCCAACTATCGCAGTGACTATTTTTCCCAAACTTTCAGCGCGTGAAACTTTTTTTGTTCGGTTTTATCCTAACGCAACATTCACTTACTTAGTTCCTTTCTACCATATCATTTTTTACCCTAGTAACTGAGACCTGTGCCTAACGGTTACATTTTGAGCAAATAAAAAAGCACGGAGCAATTACTGCTTTCGTGCTCAATTAATATTAGAGATTCAGCAACGGGGAGGCTTTTTCCACGTCCGTATCAAACAACTGAAAGTCGTGACCCACCCCAAGCCCGTTATTTTTCATAATTGACGCCACTGTTAATCGAGCTAGTGCCTTGGTGTTATTGTGGTGACTTCGGTGCGCCAAAAAGATCCGTTTGGTCTTTAGACCCATCACATCCATCAAAATTTCCGTACTATCCTGATTGGATAAGTGCCCGGTCGAGCTATTAATCCGGAGTTTCGTGGAATAGGAATAATCTCCGTTCATTAGCATCTCAGGGTCATAGTTACATTCAAAAAGATAGGCATCAGCGTTCCGAATTAACCCCGCCACGTGATCAGATACCGAACCGGTATCGGTAATAATCACAAAACTTTTTCCGTTATGATGATAGTTATAAAACTGAGCGTGAGCCGCATCGTGAGCCACTGTGAAACTCTCAACGTCAAGATCACCCCATAGTTCCGTGGTATCTGGATCAAACACGTATTTCTGTTCCACCGGAATCTTCCCAATTTTGCCATCCATGGCGCGCCAGGTCTCTTCGTTCGCGTAAACGTTCATCCCGTACTTACGGGCGAGAATTCCCACCCCCTTGGCATGGTCCGTGTGTTCGTGAGTAACCAGCATGGTATCAACATCAGCTAAATCCTTGCCAATCCCCTCCATCAACCGTTTAATTCGGATTCCGGATAAGCCAGCGTCTTGGATAACTTTGTGCTGAGGCGTTTCAATGTAGGTACAATTACCGCCACTTCCACTCGACAACACGCTAATTTTAAAATCATCCGCACTCATTAATTTCCCACGCTTTCTACTTTTGCTTTCCCATTTTGTTGTTCTTGCAATTTTTCCGTGCTGACGGAAGCCCCATTAAAGGCGTTAATCCGCTTAATTTGGACCTTATTATTCGATTTACTGTTAATGGCGACGACCCAGGTTGGAATGTAAACTTCCTTCCCGTTCAGCTCCAAGAAGCGGGTGTAGGCAAGTTTGGTCCAGAGAATTTTAGTATTATTCGGTAACTCATTGTACTGATACAAACTAATGATGGCCCGTTCTTCCGTAATCAAATCATTCTTTTCGTGCAAAATCTTCACGTTGGTAAGTTCTCGTTGCGTATAACCCACCACCTGCTGATCAGCCACACTAAAGGTGATTTGGGCATTAGAGGAGAAGAAGGGACCTTGTTTCCCTTGTTGTGAATAAACCACTTTGGTAGCACTAGAAAGGTCACGATCATAGCGGTATTGAGCAGCATCCAACACAAACCCCTTTTTCCGCATTAACCGGTTCAAGGTCCATTCCGGATGATTAGGATTAACCTTCACAGTTGACTTAAAATCACTCACAACCGCACCGTTTTCGCTGCGGGCATTTTGGTTCTTCAGCTCGCCTAACCGCGCTTCAAAATGATCCTGCGGTTCTGCCGATAGGTAATAACCGGTCTCCTTTTTGTTACTAAGGTTGCCGAACTTGATGTTATCCCGTTTCATATCCCGCACAATCGCACTGTTCACACTCCCGGCGTTCTCACTGTCGTCTTGAACCTTACTGTTCTTGGTCATCATAAACAAAAACACGTCGATTACAATGAAAGCAATCAAGAAGATTCCCTGAATTCGTTTAAAATTCATTAGAAATTCTCCTTTCGTGCTTTGGCAAAATTACCCTGCTCCAAGTCCTGATAGTTCACCCATTGGTTGTTATACTTCACAAACCAACTTGGTCGCAACAAGATTAGCAACTTATGCTCATCGTTTGGAACAATTTGATATCCAATTTGGACGTTACTAATTTTTTTAGTGTCTACGTTAGCTTTGATTAATTCCGCGAGCAAATCCTTACTACTTGGCAGCGTCGTCTGTTGTTCCTCAGTTGGAACCGGAATTTGAAAGTCCCGGAGCGAGAATTGGTAGCGTTCGGTCGTTCCGTTCAAAAATTGATAAGTATAGTTCCCGAGCTGTTGGTCCCCAAAAATTGGAAACCCATCAATAAAGGACCGGTACACTACCGTTTTGTCCTGCTTTTGGTACGTATCAAATTGGGATGATGCCAGTGGGACTCCAAGTTGAACCGCATTTTTATAAGCCACCTGCAACGCGTCTTCTTTCGTCTTCACGGTCTTTTGGGGCCGGAAGTTGTTGTAAGTCACGTCGTCATTACCAGTAAAGGTTAGATCCTGATTGGCCGACGAGTAAATGGTATCATCCTGATGGTGTTTCACAGTCGTATCCGTACTGTTTCCAATAATCCGGCTTAGATACGTAGATTGAGACTGCTCTTGCAACATGTATCCGTAATCCTTGAGCTTAATCTCATGTGGAAAATAGAGAAACGGTTTGTTATTCAAGTCCCGAATCTCGACCCGGTTACTAACGACATCGTGAGCCAGAGTTCGGTGTAGTTGCTTTAAATTTAAGTTCTTAATGCTGGCCTCATAAATTTGGTAGTTCTGATCGTTTAAAAAATAAATGTTGCCTTTGTCATCTAAAGGCACCACGATTCGTTGGAATTGTTGCCGCTTGGAAAAGAGATCCGTTTGCTTTAAAACCTGTCCGAGAATCGGAGCCGACATGCTATCGTTGTAATTCAACGTCAGTGAGTTGGGTTGATTTAAAACGTCAAAGTAGCGTTGCTTCTTGTCCGTGCTAACTCGCTTTAAATCATTCATTTCTGTTCGGCGGAACTGTTTTATTAGTGTCCCCACAATATTGGTGGTAGGAGAAGTCAGCATCTTTTGGTGTTGATGATCATCCGTTTTAATCACTCGCAGGGGAGAATAAACGTCCTGCAGCGGGCGGACGTTGGTATCATTATGCAACGCCACCGACCGGTTTTGGTGCGTCTTACTACTAAACCGTGCCGGATTCGTTAGTAATGAAACCGACAAAACCACGCTAATCAGTACGGCCAGTGTTAGTGAAAGTGGTAAAAAATAGCGTTTAAGCTTCTCCATCATCCCAAAGGTCCTCCTCAATTGATTCATATGGAAGTGAGATATAGAAGGTGGATCCGCGACCTTCCGTACTTTCGACCCGGATGGAACCACCAAATGATTCGATGATTTCCTTCGAAATGGCCAGACCAAGTCCACTTCCTCCTTGGGCCCGCGACCGCGCTTTGTCTACCCGGTAGAACCGATCAAAGATGTGTTTTAAAGCACTTTGAGGCATTCCCAGTCCTTGGTCACTAATACTCAAGACCACGCGGTTATGGTTTTCATACAACCGACAGGTAATCACACCCCCGTCTGGAGAATACTTCACCGCGTTGTTCATGATGTTATCAATCACCTGGGTAAAACGGTCCGGATCAATTTCTGCCCATAAATCCTGCGTGGTGAACTCCCGCTGAATCCGATAGTGCTTCTTTTCATCATTTTTCACAATCATATCGAAACGATCTAAGATGTAGTTAAAAATCTTATTGATGTTAACCAGTTCACTATCGTACTTCTGCGTTCCCGAGTCCATCCGTGACAAGGTCAAGAGATCGTTAATCATCCGAATCATCCGGTCCGTTTCATCCTGGGTCACGTGCAAGAATTTGGGAGCGAGCTCCGGATCCTTCCAAGCGCCGTCCGTCAGGGCTTCTAGGTAAGAATGAACGCTCGTTAATGGCGTTCGTAACTCATGCGACACGTTGGATACAAACTGGCGCCGGTCTTCATCAATTTTTTGTTGCGCTGTAACGTCATGGAACACACATACTAACCCGTTGATGAACCCAGATTTGCGTTGAATCAACGAAAAATGAGCTGACAAAATCAACCGGCGTTCTGCTGTTGAAAAGTCAAGGTAGACCTGCCCCGGGTCTTCAATCAAATCCCGCAGGTTATATTGATCCTCTAACTTCAAGACCTTGAGAATTGGTTGCCCCACGACCGCTTGTTTTGAAGTTCCCAGCAACTCAATCGCTTCATCATTCACAATCGTAACCAGTCCCCGGCGATCGGTAGCCACCACGCCATCTGTCATGTTATCTAGCACCGAATCCAGCCGGCGTCGCTCCGACTCCGTGGATTCTTGGGATTCTTCCACCTGCACCGACAAATTGTTAACAGCATGCGCTAGTTGACCCAGCTCATCGTTACCATATACCTGCACGTGCCCTGAATAATCGCCCCGTGCAATCTGTTCGGTCTGGCGCTTCAATTCATCAATCGGCTTGGTAATCGTGCGCGAAATAATCAGCGTCAGTAAGAGTCCCAGGATAATCGACAGGACAGCCGCAAACAAGTAAATAATCGTGATGTTGTTAATGTTACGGTACACCTGACTTAGGTTAGCCCGGATGTACACGACCCCTTCGATGTTATTCTGATTCTTTGCGCTGTTAATCAAAGGCGTTACCTGAATATAATACCGATTATTGTTACTGGAAGTCGTTTTTTCAATTGTTTTGCTACTATATAGCGCCGTCTTAATGTCGCCATCGGTATTCTTTTGGCCAACCAACGACTGTTCATTGTTTTGATTAGTCCCCCGAATGTTACCCCGGGCATCCACCACCGTCACTTCGGCGTTATTGCTAACGTCCGCATCCTGTAAAATTGTTTGAATCTGCTTGTTCGCTTTAATTTGATTCCGGCTGGCTAACTGTTTCTTTAGCGACGTATTAATGTACGGCTTTAGTTGAATCGATTCCTTAAATGTGTTGAGGTTTTGATACTCCAACTGCCGCACAAAAACGGCCCCCACGGTTTCGAGCGTTAACAGCATCATTAACACGAAGACTAACGCAATTTTAAAGTGAATGGATTTAAAAAACTTCCATTTTAGGGCCATGCTGTTGCTCCTTCAGTCTCATTCGTTGGGTTACTTAGCTTCTGGATTATCACGCACATAATAACCCACCCCACGTCGAGTAACCAACCACTGGGGGTGACTAGGATCGTCTTCAATCTTTTCCCGCAGCCGCCGAACCGTCACGTCTACGGTCCGAACGTCCCCAAAGTAATCATAGCCCCACACAGTTTGGAGGAGGTGTTCCCGCGTCATCACTTGCCCGCTGTGCTGGGCCAGGTAGTGAATTAGTTCAAATTCGCGGTGGGTTAAATCAACCGGAGCTCCATCTTTCGTCACGGAATACGAATCCGGATGAATCGTGAGATTTCCAATCGTAATGTCACGTTGTTCGTTATCAGCTGGTCCCGCTGCTTCGTTAGCTACTGACTGCCGGCGCAAATTCGCCTTCACCCGGGCCACTAGTTCTCGGTTGGAAAATGGCTTCGTCACATAATCATCAGCTCCGATTTCAAGTCCAAGTACCTTATCTAACTCGGAATCCTTAGCAGTCACCATGATAATCGGCATGTCGTGGGTCTTGCGAATCTCCTTAGCCACTTCCAAACCGTCCATCTTCGGCAACATTAAATCAAGGATGACCAAATCGGGATGATCATCTTCAACCTTCGCCAGCGCTTCTTCTCCGTCATAAGCAACGATGACCTCGTAACCTTCTTTTTCTAAACTAAATTTTTCAATGTCTGTAATGGGTTTTTCGTCATCAACGACTAGTATTTTTGCCATCTTTTTCAATGCTCCTATCGTTAATTTTGCGGTTTAAATCAGGAATTGATTAAGACTTACACAATCGCTCAATCATGATTAGTATATCACACCTCTCACCCAATCCTGTTGCCTCCACTCTAGCTTACTCCCTTGATCTGGTCATTTTTTTGCAAAAAAAGGTTGCGCGTTGGTAGAGTCCATGCTAATATAATACATGTACTTTTGATTTGGGCAGTTAGCTCAGCTGGCAGAGCAACGGACTCTTAATCCGTGGGTCCAGGGTTCGATCCCCTGACTGCCCATCCCAAGGACGACTATGATGGTCGTTCTTTTTTTATGCTCATTTTTAACCATCACCATTTAACCGATGGGGTTACAATGAAAACAACCCGTTTCGTGTTAAATTAATTGAATAAAGGAGAAACTACTAATGAAAAGTTGGCAGCAAATTGCAAAAATTACCCGCCTGCACTCGTTAATCGCATCGGTACTCCCGTTTTGTCTGGGGTTATTATTCGCCCTCTTTCAGTACCAAGCAGTAAATGCTGTAAACAGTGTGATTTTCTTTTTAATTACCTGTCTCATGCAAATTATCGTCAACCTCTTTGATACCTACAAAGACTACAAAAATGCATTAAAATATCATCTGACCCAAGAAGAGGATGGCATCTTTTCAAAGGTGAAGAACGCGACTGAGGCACGGAACCTCAAACTAACAATCTACGGACTCACCTTAGTGGGAGCGTCGCTCGCTTTGTGGTTGGTCCTGCGAACCAGTCCCGTCATTTTACTACTCGGTCTCACCGGGGCCGCCGTCGGTTACCTCTATAGTGGCGGACCTCATCCCATTCAAAATGGACCACTGGGCGACGTAGCTTCGGGAATCATCATGGGTTACATCATTTCGTTAGCATCCGTCTTGATTAACATCCAACCCAGTCAATTTAGTTGGAGCATTGC
This genomic stretch from Fructilactobacillus carniphilus harbors:
- a CDS encoding MBL fold metallo-hydrolase, encoding MSADDFKISVLSSGSGGNCTYIETPQHKVIQDAGLSGIRIKRLMEGIGKDLADVDTMLVTHEHTDHAKGVGILARKYGMNVYANEETWRAMDGKIGKIPVEQKYVFDPDTTELWGDLDVESFTVAHDAAHAQFYNYHHNGKSFVIITDTGSVSDHVAGLIRNADAYLFECNYDPEMLMNGDYSYSTKLRINSSTGHLSNQDSTEILMDVMGLKTKRIFLAHRSHHNNTKALARLTVASIMKNNGLGVGHDFQLFDTDVEKASPLLNL
- a CDS encoding prenyltransferase encodes the protein MKSWQQIAKITRLHSLIASVLPFCLGLLFALFQYQAVNAVNSVIFFLITCLMQIIVNLFDTYKDYKNALKYHLTQEEDGIFSKVKNATEARNLKLTIYGLTLVGASLALWLVLRTSPVILLLGLTGAAVGYLYSGGPHPIQNGPLGDVASGIIMGYIISLASVLINIQPSQFSWSIAGKMILVAGIAVCAITNISLANNLCDYDEDVKFHRFTSVSYLGKEGTLRFYAINYIIGYLCTFISICLGWLPWSTILVLLTIPLVIKNTRRFWQVQSKQKNFVLTIRNDIAITFAVVLSTIIYALFQV
- a CDS encoding YycH family regulatory protein, with the protein product MMEKLKRYFLPLSLTLAVLISVVLSVSLLTNPARFSSKTHQNRSVALHNDTNVRPLQDVYSPLRVIKTDDHQHQKMLTSPTTNIVGTLIKQFRRTEMNDLKRVSTDKKQRYFDVLNQPNSLTLNYNDSMSAPILGQVLKQTDLFSKRQQFQRIVVPLDDKGNIYFLNDQNYQIYEASIKNLNLKQLHRTLAHDVVSNRVEIRDLNNKPFLYFPHEIKLKDYGYMLQEQSQSTYLSRIIGNSTDTTVKHHQDDTIYSSANQDLTFTGNDDVTYNNFRPQKTVKTKEDALQVAYKNAVQLGVPLASSQFDTYQKQDKTVVYRSFIDGFPIFGDQQLGNYTYQFLNGTTERYQFSLRDFQIPVPTEEQQTTLPSSKDLLAELIKANVDTKKISNVQIGYQIVPNDEHKLLILLRPSWFVKYNNQWVNYQDLEQGNFAKARKENF
- the walK gene encoding cell wall metabolism sensor histidine kinase WalK, which translates into the protein MALKWKFFKSIHFKIALVFVLMMLLTLETVGAVFVRQLEYQNLNTFKESIQLKPYINTSLKKQLASRNQIKANKQIQTILQDADVSNNAEVTVVDARGNIRGTNQNNEQSLVGQKNTDGDIKTALYSSKTIEKTTSSNNNRYYIQVTPLINSAKNQNNIEGVVYIRANLSQVYRNINNITIIYLFAAVLSIILGLLLTLIISRTITKPIDELKRQTEQIARGDYSGHVQVYGNDELGQLAHAVNNLSVQVEESQESTESERRRLDSVLDNMTDGVVATDRRGLVTIVNDEAIELLGTSKQAVVGQPILKVLKLEDQYNLRDLIEDPGQVYLDFSTAERRLILSAHFSLIQRKSGFINGLVCVFHDVTAQQKIDEDRRQFVSNVSHELRTPLTSVHSYLEALTDGAWKDPELAPKFLHVTQDETDRMIRMINDLLTLSRMDSGTQKYDSELVNINKIFNYILDRFDMIVKNDEKKHYRIQREFTTQDLWAEIDPDRFTQVIDNIMNNAVKYSPDGGVITCRLYENHNRVVLSISDQGLGMPQSALKHIFDRFYRVDKARSRAQGGSGLGLAISKEIIESFGGSIRVESTEGRGSTFYISLPYESIEEDLWDDGEA
- a CDS encoding two-component system regulatory protein YycI, which encodes MNFKRIQGIFLIAFIVIDVFLFMMTKNSKVQDDSENAGSVNSAIVRDMKRDNIKFGNLSNKKETGYYLSAEPQDHFEARLGELKNQNARSENGAVVSDFKSTVKVNPNHPEWTLNRLMRKKGFVLDAAQYRYDRDLSSATKVVYSQQGKQGPFFSSNAQITFSVADQQVVGYTQRELTNVKILHEKNDLITEERAIISLYQYNELPNNTKILWTKLAYTRFLELNGKEVYIPTWVVAINSKSNNKVQIKRINAFNGASVSTEKLQEQQNGKAKVESVGN
- the rlmH gene encoding 23S rRNA (pseudouridine(1915)-N(3))-methyltransferase RlmH produces the protein MNIKLVVVGKLKEKYFAAAIAEYRKRLSRFCKFSLVEVRDEKAPESLSIAEMEQVMGKEGERILDKVGDREYVFALAINGQQLTSEEFAQQIKGLTTYGHSDLTFIIGGSLGLSPAVLQRADAELSFGKFTLPHQLMRVVLCEQIYRAFMINSNSPYHK
- the yycF gene encoding response regulator YycF, with amino-acid sequence MAKILVVDDEKPITDIEKFSLEKEGYEVIVAYDGEEALAKVEDDHPDLVILDLMLPKMDGLEVAKEIRKTHDMPIIMVTAKDSELDKVLGLEIGADDYVTKPFSNRELVARVKANLRRQSVANEAAGPADNEQRDITIGNLTIHPDSYSVTKDGAPVDLTHREFELIHYLAQHSGQVMTREHLLQTVWGYDYFGDVRTVDVTVRRLREKIEDDPSHPQWLVTRRGVGYYVRDNPEAK